Proteins found in one Asterias amurensis chromosome 13, ASM3211899v1 genomic segment:
- the LOC139945944 gene encoding R3H domain-containing protein 4-like yields the protein MGVNKEDEDVTLPEESKLILTGDDVVEPKPDVHKKPKHKQNRHCCPTLQPKSAGHKTGGQKRTRRYENTCFLLSLVDENDFGEVTITDFVESSQSVFEQLLADRDSLEIWNDFMNRPGEEQEIFLQKVALKETSKDETREVEKTDGSSTQEHPVNKAEDQRTVHPAHTPEESFMRISTRLRTMLRRKHLPKGMLKNHEDDLVPWFTDDPGAVFISHINCSFDRLLLHAVCQYMDLHSTSYDCDGRRQTKVENCQDSFTPPPLLLSQYLDTLGS from the exons ATGGGTGTGAATAAAGAAGACGAAGACGTCACTCTGCCTGAGGAATCTAA GTTGATTTTGACGGGCGATGATGTTGTGGAACCTAAACCCGATGTACACAAGAAACCAAAGCACAAACAGAACCGTCACTGCTGCCCGACTCTGCAGCCCAAGTCAGCTGGTCATAAGACTGGTGGTCAGAAGCGTACCCGTCGCTATGAAAACA CATGCTTCCTCCTGAGTCTGGTGGATGAGAATGATTTTGGTGAAGTGACTATTACtgattttgtggagtcaagccAGTCTGTTTTTGAGCAGCTTCTAGCTGACCGTGACAGCCTTGAG ATATGGAATGACTTCATGAACCGTCCCGGGGAAGAGCAAGAAATCTTCCTCCAGAAAGTTGCTCTGAAGGAGACGTCCAAGGATGAAACGAGGGAGGTAGAGAAGACGGATGGGTCTTCAACTCAGGAACATCCTGTGAACAAAGCAGAAGATCAGCGGACAG TCCATCCGGCCCATACCCCAGAGGAAAGCTTCATGAGGATTAGTACTCGTCTGCGGACCATGCTGCGAAGGAAGCATCTTCCTAAG GGCATGTTGAAGAATCATGAGGATGATCTGGTGCCGTGGTTCACTGATGATCCTGGGGCGGTCTTCATATCGCATATTAACTGCAGCTTTGATCGTCTGCTTCTTCATGCTGTCTGTCAGTACATGGACTTGCATTCAACAA GTTACGACTGTGACGGACGACGTCAGACCAAAGTTGAGAATTGTCAGGACTCTTTTACCCCTCCGCCGTTACTTCTCTCCCAGTATTTGGACACCCTCGGCAGCTAG
- the LOC139945943 gene encoding mucin-5AC-like, with translation MKAALFVICCMLAVESIRGHYWSAWYDRDNPSGSGDWETLRDQKKLGYVCGGCKPIGAQCRVKGTSSVFTRWTGSAPDTLSVNCLPTVGLVCKNADQPAGGYCSDYEIRYQCPSTASTWTPFKDRDNPSASGDWENVAAFRDRDGDNICNGNRPMCTQCRDVSNQNNYYTTGDAFNAGYDCNWENGLVCTTEVNNKVCKDYDVRFKCPTIGDCRGCARWTSWLNRDYPSGSGDWEHVGTTGHNPCSSKEPIDVQCRVRGTNQNWSDAGQEIKTKCTPSEGFVCLNADQPRGSSCLNYELRFLCP, from the exons ATGAAGGCTGCATTATTTGTGATTTGCTGTATGCTAGCTGTGGAATCAATTCGAG GTCACTATTGGTCCGCTTGGTATGATCGCGATAATCCTTCGGGTTCCGGAGACTGGGAGACGCTGCGTGATCAAAAG AAACTAGGCTATGTCTGTGGTGGTTGTAAACCAATCGGCGCACAGTGCAGGGTGAAGGGAACTTCAAGCGTGTTTACGCGTTGGACTGGATCGGCACCTGACACCCTCTCCGTTAATTGCTTACCGACGGTGGGCCTGGTATGCAAAAACGCTGACCAACCAGCAGGCGGCTACTGTAGTGACTACGAGATCAGATATCAGTGTCCATCTACAG CCTCTACCTGGACGCCATTTAAAGACAGAGATAATCCTTCTGCATCCGGAGACTGGGAAAACGTAGCGGCGTTTAGA GATCGAGATGGCGACAATATCTGCAATGGTAATCGTCCAATGTGTACCCAGTGTCGTGACGTGTCAAACCAAAACAACTACTACACAACTGGGGACGCTTTCAATGCTGGTTACGATTGCAACTGGGAGAACGGTCTAGTTTGTACCACAGAGGTCAACAACAAAGTATGCAAGGATTACGACGTCAGGTTCAAATGCCCAACCATAG GTGACTGTCGCGGATGCGCACGATGGACTTCCTGGCTAAACCGAGACTATCCGTCTGGCAGTGGTGACTGGGAGCATGTTGGAACCACCGGACACAACCCT TGTTCCAGTAAAGAGCCAATTGACGTCCAATGCCGCGTCCGCGGAACCAATCAGAATTGGAGTGATGCCGGACAAGAGATCAAAACCAAATGTACCCCATCCGAAGGATTCGTCTGCTTAAATGCTGACCAACCTAGAGGGTCATCATGCTTGAACTACGAGCTTCGCTTCCTGTGTCCTTAG
- the LOC139946211 gene encoding ficolin-3-like, translated as MEKITNVLAHLERLKFKICLTLLLGLVSLNGSQAHLDRTFFAANHRSLENVDFSVKNFSSAVLCVSYCHSEHECKSVNYRLKDQRCELNNATKDQYPDNFADEYGKVYYDDDVNTPHSSLFGCNELLEAGFESGIYTIFPSGLPEGLRVYCDMTTTGGGWIVIQRRLDGSVDFYRDWADYRAGFGNLAGEFWLGNENLRALTESEGTWQFRAEIEDWNGGKLWSGSGVFRVHGDNFAVHSDVETGSRIFSVQDGMLFSTRDRDNDVNSNTHCAQHTKGGWWYSSCYKANLNGLYYNGARQAEDGITLFYGGKSFSHTMKTCSMKIRRVV; from the coding sequence ATggagaaaataacaaacgttCTCGCCCATCTTGAAAGATTGAAATTTAAAATCTGTCTTACTTTACTTCTTGGACTGGTTTCACTGAACGGCTCCCAAGCCCATCTTGACCGTACATTTTTCGCAGCTAACCATCGGTCCCTCGAGAATGTCGATTTCTCAGTAAAGAATTTCAGCTCAGCTGTACTCTGTGTGAGTTACTGTCACTCTGAACATGAATGCAAATCAGTAAACTACCGTCTGAAAGATCAACGATGTGAGCTGAATAATGCcaccaaagaccagtatcctgaTAACTTTGCCGACGAGTATGGCAAGGTATACTATGACGATGATGTGAACACCCCTCACTCCTCACTGTTCGGTTGTAACGAGCTCCTTGAGGCGGGTTTTGAGAGCGGTATCTACACTATCTTTCCCAGTGGGTTACCGGAGGGTCTCAGGGTCTACTGTGACATGACAACCACTGGAGGAGGATGGATCGTCATTCAAAGGCGCCTAGATGGGAGCGTTGACTTCTACCGGGACTGGGCGGACTACCGGGCAGGTTTTGGCAACTTGGCGGGTGAGTTTTGGCTGGGAAACGAAAATCTACGCGCCTTGACAGAGTCGGAAGGGACATGGCAGTTCCGCGCCGAAATTGAAGACTGGAATGGCGGAAAACTTTGGTCAGGGTCTGGTGTTTTTCGAGTCCACGGAGATAACTTTGCGGTCCATAGCGATGTAGAAACCGGTAGCCGTATTTTTTCTGTGCAGGATGGTATGTTATTCAGCACAAGGGACAGGGACAATGACGTCAATTCCAATACACACTGCGCACAGCATACCAAAGGAGGTTGGTGGTATAGCAGTTGCTACAAAGCTAACTTAAACGGTTTGTACTATAACGGAGCAAGGCAAGCTGAAGATGGAATAACACTGTTTTATGGGGGCAAAAGTTTTTCACACACAATGAAAACGTGCAGCATGAAAATTCGCCGTGTTGTGTGA